The Streptomyces sp. RKAG293 genome includes a region encoding these proteins:
- a CDS encoding DUF948 domain-containing protein, producing MSGGEVAGLIVAVFWAILVSFLAVALVRLSQTLRKTTELVASVTEQAVPLLGEATSALRSAHTQLDRVDTITADVAEVTANASALSSTVASTFGGPLVKVAAFGYGVRRAVGLQAKGAGKTRTVVVGKALPAARRGSRRNRSKG from the coding sequence GTGTCCGGTGGAGAGGTGGCCGGCCTGATCGTGGCCGTCTTCTGGGCGATCCTGGTGTCGTTCCTGGCGGTGGCGCTCGTCCGGCTGTCCCAGACGCTCAGGAAGACCACCGAACTGGTCGCGAGCGTCACCGAACAGGCCGTTCCGCTGCTCGGCGAGGCGACCTCCGCGCTCCGCTCCGCGCACACCCAGCTCGACCGGGTCGACACGATCACCGCGGACGTCGCCGAGGTGACCGCCAACGCCTCCGCGCTCTCCTCGACGGTGGCCTCCACCTTCGGCGGGCCGCTGGTGAAGGTCGCCGCCTTCGGCTACGGGGTGCGGCGCGCGGTCGGCCTGCAGGCCAAGGGCGCGGGGAAGACCCGCACCGTCGTGGTCGGCAAGGCGCTGCCGGCCGCCCGGCGCGGCAGCCGACGCAACCGTTCGAAGGGCTGA
- the rpsD gene encoding 30S ribosomal protein S4 produces the protein MNQSRPKVKKSRALGIALTPKAVKYFEARPYPPGEHGRGRKQNSDYKTRLLEKQRLRAQYDISETQMRRAYDRARKVDLKTGEALIIELERRLDALVLRSGLARTIYQSRQMVVHGHIEVNGRKVDKPSFRVRPDDVVMVRERSREKTPFQVAREGGWAGEGETPKYLQVNLQALAFRLDRDPNRREIPVICDEQLVVEYYAR, from the coding sequence GTGAACCAGTCGCGTCCCAAGGTCAAGAAGTCGCGTGCGCTCGGCATCGCGCTGACCCCGAAGGCAGTCAAGTACTTCGAGGCCCGCCCCTACCCGCCCGGCGAGCACGGTCGCGGTCGCAAGCAGAACAGCGACTACAAGACCCGTCTGCTCGAGAAGCAGCGGCTGCGTGCCCAGTACGACATCAGCGAAACGCAGATGCGCCGTGCCTACGACCGCGCTCGGAAGGTCGACCTCAAGACAGGCGAAGCGCTGATCATCGAGCTGGAGCGCCGTCTGGACGCGCTCGTCCTGCGGTCCGGTCTGGCCCGCACCATCTACCAGTCCCGGCAGATGGTCGTGCACGGTCACATCGAGGTCAACGGCCGCAAGGTCGACAAGCCCTCCTTCCGCGTGCGCCCCGACGACGTCGTGATGGTCCGCGAGCGCAGCCGCGAGAAGACCCCGTTCCAGGTCGCCCGTGAGGGTGGCTGGGCCGGCGAGGGCGAGACGCCGAAGTACCTGCAGGTCAACCTGCAGGCCCTGGCCTTCCGCCTGGACCGCGACCCGAACCGTCGCGAGATCCCGGTGATCTGCGACGAGCAGCTCGTCGTCGAGTACTACGCCCGCTGA
- a CDS encoding DUF2470 domain-containing protein, producing MPSAAERARTLVEGNPSAVLVIPGLDPVQPGQMVPEMRSVGPEGDVFLLFPADSPAVRAATHAEADELTAVLEITDVAPVSVPHRIRGRAWIAGWLTPVRDEPVVPGTALLRLEVGEASVDDLWGAEQVEPDEFADATADPLAAHESELLQHLAAAHEDQVGWLCGLVGGYGGRGAECAGTRTAVPVALDRFGLRVRFSDADGSFDARFDFPEPVRGHEELHHAMHTLFDAARASADDLHGA from the coding sequence ATGCCATCGGCAGCCGAACGCGCGCGAACTCTAGTCGAGGGTAACCCGTCGGCTGTCCTGGTCATTCCCGGGCTGGACCCCGTACAGCCCGGTCAGATGGTGCCCGAGATGCGCAGCGTCGGGCCCGAAGGCGATGTGTTCCTGCTGTTCCCGGCGGATTCCCCGGCCGTGCGGGCCGCCACCCACGCCGAGGCCGACGAGCTGACCGCTGTGTTGGAGATCACCGATGTGGCACCCGTCTCGGTGCCGCACCGGATCCGCGGGCGGGCCTGGATCGCGGGCTGGCTGACCCCGGTACGCGACGAACCGGTCGTGCCCGGCACCGCGCTGCTGCGGCTGGAGGTCGGCGAGGCGTCCGTCGACGACCTGTGGGGCGCGGAGCAGGTGGAACCCGACGAGTTCGCCGACGCCACCGCCGACCCGCTGGCGGCCCACGAGTCCGAGCTGCTCCAGCACCTGGCTGCCGCGCACGAGGACCAGGTCGGGTGGCTGTGCGGGCTCGTCGGCGGCTACGGCGGACGGGGCGCCGAGTGCGCCGGCACCCGGACGGCGGTGCCGGTGGCACTGGACCGCTTCGGGCTGCGGGTGCGCTTCTCCGACGCCGACGGCAGCTTCGACGCCCGCTTCGACTTCCCTGAACCGGTGCGCGGCCACGAGGAGTTGCACCACGCGATGCACACCCTCTTCGACGCGGCCCGCGCCTCCGCGGACGATCTTCACGGGGCGTAG
- a CDS encoding DUF6167 family protein, with protein MFRRLFWFFTGAAAGVWATTKVNRAVRRLSPDSLAATAADKALETGARLRLFAQDVRAGMTEREIELKDALGLEAAEGDLPGQRRAALDAPQPLPQQSHPQKSYKQSHKQSYNRKDNH; from the coding sequence ATGTTCCGCCGCCTGTTCTGGTTCTTCACCGGCGCCGCCGCGGGCGTCTGGGCCACCACCAAGGTCAACCGCGCGGTGCGCAGGCTCTCCCCGGACAGCCTCGCCGCGACGGCGGCCGACAAGGCGCTCGAAACCGGCGCCCGCCTGCGGCTCTTCGCCCAGGACGTGCGCGCCGGGATGACCGAGCGCGAGATCGAACTCAAGGACGCGCTGGGCCTGGAGGCCGCCGAAGGGGACCTCCCCGGGCAGCGCCGGGCCGCACTCGACGCACCGCAGCCGCTCCCGCAGCAGTCACACCCCCAGAAGTCCTACAAGCAGTCGCACAAGCAGTCGTACAACCGGAAGGACAATCACTGA
- a CDS encoding replication-associated recombination protein A produces MEPDLFTAAAEDRQEREPGNSPLAVRMRPRVLDEVVGQQHLLKQGAPLRRLVGEGSGGPAGPSSVILWGPPGTGKTTLAYVVSKATNKRFVELSAITAGVKEVRAVIESAKRQSGGYDRETVLFLDEIHRFSKAQQDSLLPAVENRWVTLIAATTENPYFSIISPLLSRSLLLTLEPLTDEDLSGVLHRALTHERGLGGAVTLPADSEAHLLRIAGGDARRALTALEAGAGAAIAKGEQEITLSTLEESVDRAAVKYDRDGDQHYDVASALIKSIRGSDVDATLHYLARMIEAGEDPRFIARRLMISASEDVGMADPTALQTAVAAAQAVALIGFPEARIILSQAAIALALAPKSNAAYMAIDAALADVRKGLAGPVPPHLRDGHYKGAAKLGHAQGYQYPHDLPGAIAAQQYAPDEIHGRRYYEPTRYGAEARYADILDRVRERLSGE; encoded by the coding sequence ATGGAGCCCGACCTGTTCACCGCAGCCGCAGAGGACCGCCAGGAGAGAGAGCCGGGCAACAGCCCGCTCGCCGTGCGGATGCGTCCGCGCGTCCTGGACGAGGTGGTCGGCCAGCAGCATCTGCTCAAGCAGGGCGCGCCGCTGCGCCGGCTCGTCGGCGAGGGCAGCGGAGGCCCGGCGGGGCCGTCCTCGGTGATCCTCTGGGGCCCGCCCGGCACCGGCAAGACGACGCTCGCCTACGTGGTCAGCAAGGCCACCAACAAGCGCTTCGTCGAGCTCTCGGCGATCACCGCGGGCGTCAAGGAGGTCCGCGCGGTCATCGAGAGCGCCAAGCGGCAGTCCGGCGGCTACGACCGGGAGACGGTGCTCTTCCTGGACGAGATCCACCGCTTCAGCAAGGCCCAGCAGGACTCGCTGCTGCCCGCCGTCGAGAACCGCTGGGTCACCCTGATCGCGGCCACCACCGAGAACCCGTACTTCTCGATCATCTCCCCGCTGCTGTCCCGCTCGCTGCTGCTCACCCTGGAGCCGCTCACCGACGAGGACCTGAGCGGAGTCCTGCACCGGGCGCTGACCCACGAGCGCGGTCTCGGCGGCGCCGTCACCCTGCCCGCCGACTCCGAGGCCCATCTGCTGCGCATCGCGGGCGGGGACGCGCGGCGGGCCCTGACCGCCCTGGAGGCGGGCGCCGGCGCGGCCATCGCCAAGGGCGAGCAGGAGATCACCCTCAGCACGCTGGAGGAGTCCGTCGACCGGGCCGCGGTGAAGTACGACCGGGACGGCGACCAGCACTACGACGTGGCGAGCGCCCTGATCAAGTCCATCCGGGGTTCGGACGTGGACGCCACGCTGCACTATCTGGCGCGCATGATCGAAGCGGGGGAGGACCCCCGGTTCATCGCCCGCCGGCTGATGATCTCGGCGAGTGAGGACGTCGGCATGGCCGACCCCACCGCGCTGCAGACCGCGGTCGCCGCCGCGCAGGCCGTCGCGCTGATCGGTTTCCCCGAGGCGCGCATCATCCTGTCGCAGGCCGCGATCGCCCTCGCCCTCGCGCCGAAGTCCAACGCGGCGTACATGGCGATCGACGCGGCGCTCGCCGATGTGCGCAAGGGCCTGGCGGGGCCGGTGCCGCCGCATCTGCGCGACGGGCACTACAAGGGCGCGGCCAAGCTCGGCCACGCCCAGGGCTACCAGTACCCGCACGACCTGCCCGGCGCCATCGCCGCCCAGCAGTACGCCCCCGACGAGATCCACGGCCGCCGCTACTACGAGCCCACCCGCTACGGAGCGGAGGCCCGGTACGCCGACATCCTCGACCGCGTCCGGGAGCGCCTGTCGGGGGAGTGA
- the alaS gene encoding alanine--tRNA ligase, which translates to MESAEIRRRWLRFFEERGHTVVPSASLIADDPTLLLVPAGMVPFKPYFLGEVKPPFERATSVQKCVRTPDIEEVGKTTRHGTFFQMCGNFSFGDYFKEGAIKYAWELLTSSVADGGFGLEPEKLWVTVYLDDDEAERIWREVVGVPAERIQRLGKADNYWSMGVPGPCGPCSEINYDRGPAFGEEGGPAVNDERYVEIWNLVFMQYERGPGQGKDDFEILGELPSKNIDTGLGLERLAMILQGVQNMYETDTLRVVMDTATELTGVRYGAEHGTDVSLRVVADHMRTSVMLIGDGVTPGNEGRGYVLRRIMRRAIRNMRLMGATGPVVGELVDTVIKTMGEQYPELVTDRKRIETVALSEEVAFLKAISGGTNILDSAVSETKAAGGTVLSGDKAFLLHDTWGFPIDLTLEMASEQGLSVDEEGFRRLMKEQRDRAKADARGKKQGHADLSAYREVADRSGTTEFTGYSANQNEATVVGLLVDGVPSPAAHEGDEVEIVLDRTPFYAEGGGQLADTGRIRIDTGAIIEIRDVQQPVAGVSVHKGVVQVGEVTLGAGALAQIDLVRRRAIARAHSATHLTHQALRDALGPTAAQAGSENSPGRFRFDFGSPAAVPGTVLTDVEQKINEVLARELDVTAEVMSMEEAKKQGAIAEFGEKYGDRVRVVTIGDFSKELCGGTHVGNTAQLGLVKLLGESSIGSGVRRVEALVGVDAYKFLAREHTVVAQLTELVKGRPEELPDKISGMLAKLKEAEKEIERFRADKVLQAAAGLAQGAQDIKGVALVTGTVPEGTGADDLRKLVLDVRQRVGGGRAAVVALFTVANGRPLTVIATNEAARERGIKAGELVRSAAKTLGGGGGGKDDVAQGGGQNPAAVDEAVAAVQRLVEEKA; encoded by the coding sequence ATGGAGTCGGCAGAAATCCGCCGCCGCTGGCTGCGCTTCTTCGAGGAGCGCGGGCACACGGTCGTGCCCTCGGCGTCCCTCATCGCCGACGACCCGACGCTGCTGCTGGTCCCGGCGGGCATGGTCCCGTTCAAGCCGTACTTCCTCGGCGAGGTCAAGCCGCCCTTCGAGCGCGCCACCAGCGTGCAGAAGTGCGTGCGGACGCCCGACATCGAAGAGGTCGGCAAGACCACCCGGCACGGCACGTTCTTCCAGATGTGCGGCAACTTCTCCTTCGGCGACTACTTCAAGGAAGGCGCCATCAAGTACGCCTGGGAGCTGCTCACCAGCTCCGTGGCGGACGGCGGCTTCGGCCTGGAGCCCGAGAAGCTCTGGGTCACCGTGTACCTGGACGACGACGAGGCCGAGCGCATCTGGCGCGAGGTCGTGGGCGTCCCCGCCGAGCGGATCCAGCGCCTGGGCAAGGCCGACAACTACTGGTCCATGGGCGTCCCCGGACCGTGCGGCCCCTGCTCCGAGATCAACTACGACCGGGGCCCGGCGTTCGGCGAGGAGGGCGGCCCGGCCGTCAACGACGAGCGCTACGTGGAGATCTGGAACCTGGTCTTCATGCAGTACGAGCGCGGCCCCGGCCAGGGCAAGGACGACTTCGAGATCCTCGGCGAGCTGCCGTCGAAGAACATCGACACCGGCCTCGGCCTCGAACGCCTCGCGATGATCCTGCAGGGCGTGCAGAACATGTACGAGACCGACACCCTGCGCGTGGTGATGGACACGGCCACCGAACTCACCGGTGTCCGGTACGGCGCCGAGCACGGCACCGACGTCTCGCTGCGCGTCGTCGCCGACCACATGCGCACCTCCGTGATGCTCATCGGCGACGGGGTCACCCCCGGCAACGAGGGCCGCGGCTACGTGCTGCGCCGCATCATGCGCCGCGCCATCCGCAACATGCGGCTGATGGGCGCCACCGGGCCGGTCGTCGGCGAGCTCGTGGACACCGTCATCAAGACGATGGGCGAGCAGTACCCGGAGCTGGTCACCGACCGCAAGCGCATCGAGACCGTCGCCCTCTCCGAGGAGGTCGCCTTCCTCAAGGCGATCAGCGGCGGCACCAACATCCTGGACTCCGCCGTCAGCGAGACCAAGGCCGCCGGCGGCACCGTGCTCTCCGGCGACAAGGCGTTCCTGCTGCACGACACGTGGGGCTTCCCGATCGACCTCACCCTCGAAATGGCCTCCGAGCAGGGCCTGTCGGTGGACGAGGAGGGCTTCCGCCGGCTCATGAAGGAGCAGCGGGACCGCGCCAAGGCCGACGCCCGCGGCAAGAAGCAGGGCCACGCCGACCTCTCGGCCTACCGTGAGGTCGCCGACCGTTCCGGCACCACCGAGTTCACCGGCTACAGCGCCAACCAGAACGAGGCCACGGTCGTCGGGCTGCTCGTCGACGGTGTCCCGTCGCCGGCCGCCCACGAGGGCGACGAGGTCGAGATCGTCCTGGACCGCACCCCGTTCTACGCCGAGGGCGGCGGCCAGCTCGCCGACACCGGCCGGATCAGGATCGACACCGGCGCGATCATCGAGATCCGCGACGTGCAGCAGCCGGTGGCCGGCGTCAGCGTGCACAAGGGCGTCGTCCAGGTCGGCGAGGTCACCCTCGGCGCCGGCGCGCTCGCCCAGATCGACCTGGTGCGCCGCCGGGCCATCGCCCGCGCCCACAGCGCGACGCACCTGACGCACCAGGCGCTGCGGGACGCCCTCGGCCCCACCGCCGCCCAGGCCGGTTCCGAGAACTCCCCGGGCCGCTTCCGCTTCGACTTCGGTTCGCCCGCCGCCGTACCCGGCACGGTGCTCACCGACGTCGAGCAGAAGATCAACGAGGTGCTGGCCCGGGAGCTCGACGTGACCGCCGAGGTCATGAGCATGGAAGAGGCCAAGAAGCAGGGCGCCATCGCCGAGTTCGGCGAGAAGTACGGCGACCGGGTCCGGGTGGTCACCATCGGCGACTTCTCCAAGGAGCTGTGCGGCGGTACGCACGTCGGCAACACCGCCCAGCTCGGGCTGGTCAAGCTGCTCGGCGAGTCGTCCATCGGCTCCGGGGTGCGCCGGGTCGAGGCGCTGGTCGGAGTGGACGCGTACAAGTTCCTGGCCCGTGAGCACACGGTCGTCGCGCAGCTCACCGAGTTGGTGAAGGGCCGTCCCGAGGAGCTGCCCGACAAGATCTCGGGCATGCTCGCCAAGCTCAAGGAGGCGGAGAAGGAGATCGAGCGCTTCCGCGCCGACAAGGTCCTGCAGGCCGCGGCCGGACTGGCGCAGGGCGCCCAGGACATCAAGGGCGTGGCGCTGGTCACCGGCACCGTGCCGGAGGGCACCGGCGCCGACGACCTGCGCAAGCTCGTGCTGGACGTGCGGCAGCGCGTCGGGGGCGGCCGGGCCGCCGTCGTCGCGCTGTTCACCGTGGCCAACGGCCGCCCGCTCACCGTGATCGCCACCAACGAGGCCGCCCGCGAGCGCGGTATCAAGGCCGGCGAACTGGTCAGGTCCGCGGCCAAGACGCTCGGTGGCGGCGGCGGTGGCAAGGACGACGTCGCGCAGGGCGGCGGCCAGAACCCGGCCGCCGTGGACGAGGCCGTCGCCGCGGTCCAGCGCCTGGTCGAAGAGAAGGCCTGA
- the mltG gene encoding endolytic transglycosylase MltG — MTDYGRGSGSEPWHPEDPLFGDQGYQQQPRQPQPQDDWDPYATGQQPQYPYNGQQAPQQQNPQQQQYPQNQQQQYPQQQQYPQNPQQQYPQQQQYPQQGYPQQQQQYPQQQQHPQQGQHQGQQQYNDWDTSGGSSAPYGANPGDPYGGQPPADPYGAQQPDFYGQGGYPPPQQPQHRQPPEQQPQQPMRSAPDNTGDWEAEAEPETHAFFADDTDDEEPAEDTPAGRGGRKRGGKGGKKEGKKRRSGCACLVVLLVLGGGVGGAGYFGYQFYESHFGAAPDFSGEGTGDVQVEIPKGSTLTDMGNILKTAGVVKSVDSFTAAAGKNPKGKSIQAGIFILHKEMSAAAAVTMMTDPSKQSAIILPEGLRATEIYAAIDKRLSVKAGTTQAAAKGADLGLPAWAQGNVEGFLFPFRYSVGKATKPLDLLKQMVQQAEAEYKKDNIEEEAAKVHKTPLQIITIASLIQAEAQEDEEFGKVSRVIYNRLDKDMALGFDSTINYAMGRSTLNTSTKDTKFPSPYNTYLHKGLPPGPIGNPGHQAIDAALHPTAGNWLYFVTVKKGDTRFTDSYTEHQKNVQEFNRNKGTG; from the coding sequence ATGACTGACTATGGCCGGGGCTCCGGCTCCGAACCGTGGCATCCCGAGGACCCGCTCTTCGGTGACCAGGGGTACCAGCAGCAGCCGCGCCAGCCGCAGCCGCAGGACGACTGGGACCCCTACGCCACCGGGCAGCAGCCGCAGTACCCGTACAACGGTCAGCAGGCTCCCCAGCAGCAGAACCCGCAACAGCAGCAGTACCCCCAGAACCAGCAGCAGCAGTACCCGCAACAGCAGCAGTACCCCCAGAACCCGCAGCAGCAGTACCCGCAGCAGCAGCAGTACCCGCAGCAGGGGTACCCCCAGCAGCAACAGCAGTACCCGCAGCAGCAACAGCACCCCCAGCAGGGCCAGCACCAGGGCCAGCAGCAGTACAACGACTGGGACACCTCCGGGGGTTCGTCCGCCCCGTACGGTGCCAACCCCGGCGACCCCTACGGCGGCCAGCCGCCGGCCGATCCCTACGGCGCCCAGCAGCCCGACTTCTACGGCCAGGGCGGCTACCCGCCCCCGCAGCAGCCGCAGCACCGGCAGCCGCCGGAGCAGCAGCCCCAGCAGCCGATGCGGTCCGCCCCGGACAACACGGGCGACTGGGAGGCCGAGGCGGAGCCGGAGACGCACGCCTTCTTCGCCGACGACACGGACGACGAAGAGCCGGCAGAGGACACCCCGGCCGGCCGCGGCGGACGCAAGCGCGGCGGCAAGGGCGGCAAGAAAGAGGGCAAGAAGCGCCGCAGCGGCTGCGCCTGCCTGGTCGTCCTGCTGGTCCTCGGCGGCGGCGTCGGCGGAGCCGGCTACTTCGGCTACCAGTTCTACGAGAGCCACTTCGGCGCGGCGCCCGACTTTTCGGGCGAGGGCACCGGAGACGTACAGGTCGAGATCCCCAAGGGCTCGACGCTGACGGACATGGGCAACATCCTCAAGACCGCGGGCGTGGTCAAGAGCGTCGACTCCTTCACCGCGGCGGCCGGCAAGAACCCCAAGGGCAAGAGCATCCAGGCCGGCATCTTCATCCTCCACAAGGAGATGTCGGCCGCGGCGGCGGTCACGATGATGACCGACCCGTCCAAGCAGAGCGCCATAATCCTCCCCGAGGGGCTGCGGGCCACCGAGATCTATGCCGCCATCGACAAGCGGCTGAGCGTCAAGGCGGGCACCACGCAGGCCGCCGCCAAGGGCGCCGATCTGGGCCTGCCCGCCTGGGCGCAGGGCAATGTCGAGGGCTTCCTCTTCCCGTTCCGGTACAGCGTCGGCAAGGCCACCAAGCCGCTCGACCTGCTCAAGCAGATGGTCCAGCAGGCCGAGGCCGAGTACAAGAAGGACAACATCGAGGAAGAGGCGGCGAAGGTCCACAAGACGCCGCTGCAGATCATCACCATCGCCAGCCTCATCCAGGCCGAGGCGCAGGAGGACGAGGAGTTCGGCAAGGTCTCGCGGGTCATCTACAACCGCCTCGACAAGGACATGGCGCTGGGCTTCGACTCGACGATCAACTACGCCATGGGCCGCTCCACGCTGAACACGTCCACCAAGGACACCAAGTTCCCGTCGCCGTACAACACCTACCTCCACAAGGGCCTGCCGCCCGGTCCGATCGGCAACCCGGGACACCAGGCGATCGACGCGGCGCTGCACCCGACGGCGGGCAACTGGCTGTACTTCGTCACGGTCAAGAAGGGCGATACGCGCTTCACCGACAGCTACACGGAGCACCAGAAGAACGTCCAGGAGTTCAACAGGAACAAGGGCACCGGCTGA
- the ruvX gene encoding Holliday junction resolvase RuvX, with the protein MRRGRRIAVDVGDARIGVASCDPDGVLATPVETVPGRDVPAALRRLAAIVEEYEPIEVVLGLPRSLSGNEGPAAVKVRAFAQDVAKIIAPVPVRLVDERMTTVTATQGLRASGVKAKKGRAVVDQAAAIVILQSALETERVSGKPAGESVEVGS; encoded by the coding sequence GTGCGCAGAGGCAGGCGTATCGCCGTCGATGTCGGGGATGCCCGGATCGGGGTCGCCTCGTGCGACCCCGACGGGGTCCTCGCGACACCGGTCGAGACGGTTCCGGGGCGGGACGTCCCGGCGGCGCTGCGCCGCCTCGCGGCGATCGTCGAGGAGTACGAGCCGATCGAGGTCGTCCTGGGACTGCCGCGCTCGCTGAGCGGGAACGAGGGTCCCGCGGCGGTCAAGGTCCGGGCGTTCGCGCAGGATGTGGCAAAAATCATCGCCCCCGTCCCGGTGCGGCTGGTGGACGAGCGGATGACCACGGTCACCGCCACCCAGGGCCTGCGGGCGTCGGGCGTCAAGGCCAAGAAAGGCCGTGCGGTGGTCGATCAGGCCGCCGCGATCGTCATCCTGCAGAGCGCCCTCGAGACCGAACGGGTGTCGGGGAAACCAGCCGGGGAGAGCGTCGAAGTGGGCAGCTGA
- a CDS encoding tetratricopeptide repeat protein, which yields MDTAGNLPAELNSFVGRAAELSALDGLLEQARLVTITGVGGVGKSRLAARTARRVAGRFPDGVWLVELSALYNAELLEHSLAEALKLADHTGRPPRTALAEELAERELLLVLDGFEHVVRECAELVAELLRRAPGLRVLAAARRPLGITGEHTVPLAPLPAAAADGDAVRLFADRAAAVLPGFRVTAANQEAAVELCRRLDGIPLALELAAGRLRALSVGQVLQRLDDRFRLLTGGDPSAPTRHHTLRTAIGWSHELCTPAQRLLWARLSVFAGQFDLEAAEYVCSSPDLPAEDVMETIAQLVAQSVVTCEEGVGYRMLETVREYGAGWLEALDDTARMQRRHRDWYLGLATWCELDWFSPRQAEVAARVEADLPNLRLALEFSLSGAEDPHVGQYLAATLWFYWVGCGRLSEGRLWLARALELETSHAEARAKAMWVYGYVAVLQGDPVCALGVLQECRDEAALTGNAPASAYAVHRLGCLALLSDDMVRAEELIGAALDAYREIGELNSNVLMAQVELAMAVAFRGDLERAVALSEEVRDICRDHGERWALAYALYVLGYAAWLGGDPAAARELVEECLVIDHAFHDLVGAVLAIELLALITEGEGAPYEAAVLQGAAGRVWRSVGLRLFGSQFFNAPHELCEKRARTALGDAGYESGLAEGARFGLDAAVARALRERPAEQPPERLGPVPRVAGPRTHEPAASPAVGGGETAG from the coding sequence ATGGACACAGCGGGAAACCTCCCCGCCGAGCTCAACAGCTTCGTCGGGCGGGCCGCCGAACTCTCGGCCCTCGACGGTCTGCTGGAGCAGGCGCGGCTGGTCACCATCACCGGGGTCGGCGGCGTCGGGAAGTCCCGGCTGGCGGCGCGGACGGCACGGCGGGTGGCCGGCCGGTTCCCCGACGGGGTGTGGCTCGTGGAGCTGTCCGCCCTGTACAACGCGGAGCTGCTGGAACACAGCCTGGCCGAGGCGTTGAAGCTGGCCGACCACACCGGACGGCCGCCGCGGACCGCGCTCGCCGAGGAACTGGCCGAGCGTGAACTGCTGCTGGTGCTGGACGGCTTCGAGCATGTGGTGCGGGAGTGCGCGGAACTCGTCGCGGAACTGCTGCGCCGGGCGCCCGGTCTGCGGGTGCTGGCCGCCGCGCGCCGGCCGCTGGGCATCACGGGCGAGCACACCGTCCCGCTGGCGCCGCTGCCCGCGGCGGCCGCGGACGGTGACGCCGTCCGGCTGTTCGCGGACCGGGCGGCCGCCGTGCTGCCGGGCTTCAGGGTCACCGCGGCCAACCAGGAGGCCGCCGTGGAACTGTGCCGGCGGCTGGACGGCATTCCGCTGGCCCTGGAACTGGCGGCGGGCCGGCTGCGCGCCCTCTCGGTGGGCCAGGTGCTGCAGCGCCTCGACGACCGTTTCCGGCTGCTGACCGGCGGCGACCCCAGCGCACCGACCCGGCACCACACGCTGCGGACCGCGATCGGCTGGAGCCACGAACTGTGCACGCCCGCCCAGCGGCTGCTGTGGGCCCGGCTCTCGGTCTTCGCCGGGCAGTTCGACCTGGAGGCCGCGGAATACGTGTGCTCCAGTCCCGATCTGCCCGCCGAGGACGTCATGGAGACGATCGCGCAGCTGGTGGCGCAGTCGGTCGTGACCTGTGAGGAGGGCGTCGGCTACCGGATGCTGGAGACCGTCCGCGAGTACGGCGCGGGCTGGCTGGAGGCGCTGGACGACACGGCGCGCATGCAGCGCCGGCACCGCGACTGGTATCTCGGGCTGGCCACCTGGTGCGAGCTGGACTGGTTCAGCCCCCGGCAGGCCGAGGTCGCCGCCCGGGTCGAGGCGGATCTGCCCAATCTGCGGCTGGCGCTGGAGTTCAGCCTCAGCGGCGCCGAGGATCCGCACGTGGGCCAGTACCTGGCGGCCACCCTCTGGTTCTACTGGGTGGGCTGCGGGCGGCTGTCCGAGGGCCGGCTCTGGCTGGCCAGGGCGCTGGAGCTGGAAACGTCGCACGCCGAGGCGCGGGCCAAGGCGATGTGGGTGTACGGGTATGTGGCCGTGCTGCAGGGCGATCCGGTGTGCGCGCTCGGCGTGCTGCAGGAGTGCCGCGACGAGGCCGCGCTGACGGGCAACGCGCCGGCCTCGGCGTACGCGGTGCACCGGCTGGGGTGCCTGGCGCTGCTGTCGGACGACATGGTCCGGGCCGAGGAGCTGATCGGGGCGGCGCTGGACGCCTACCGCGAGATCGGCGAGCTCAACAGCAATGTGCTGATGGCGCAGGTCGAACTGGCGATGGCGGTCGCCTTCCGGGGCGATCTGGAGCGGGCGGTGGCGCTGAGCGAGGAGGTCCGCGACATCTGCCGCGACCACGGCGAGCGCTGGGCCCTGGCGTACGCGCTCTATGTGCTGGGGTACGCGGCCTGGCTCGGCGGGGACCCGGCCGCCGCGCGGGAGCTGGTGGAGGAATGCCTGGTCATCGACCACGCCTTCCACGACCTGGTCGGCGCGGTGCTCGCCATCGAGCTGCTGGCGCTGATCACCGAGGGCGAGGGCGCGCCGTACGAGGCGGCGGTGCTGCAGGGCGCGGCCGGCCGGGTCTGGCGCTCGGTGGGGCTGCGGCTGTTCGGTTCGCAGTTCTTCAACGCGCCGCACGAGCTGTGCGAGAAGCGGGCCAGGACCGCTCTGGGCGACGCCGGCTACGAGTCGGGGCTGGCGGAGGGCGCGCGGTTCGGTCTGGACGCGGCGGTGGCGCGGGCGCTGCGCGAGCGGCCGGCGGAGCAGCCGCCGGAGCGGCTCGGCCCGGTGCCGCGGGTGGCCGGCCCCCGTACGCACGAACCCGCCGCCTCCCCTGCCGTGGGCGGCGGGGAGACGGCGGGCTGA